The following proteins come from a genomic window of Polaribacter dokdonensis:
- a CDS encoding helix-turn-helix transcriptional regulator produces the protein MGENIKLARKRRKLTTTQVAERADIVRSTLYLIETGSPSVTLGAYFNVLRVLGLQDDFLKLAADDEFGRKLQDLDLL, from the coding sequence ATGGGAGAAAACATCAAATTAGCAAGAAAGCGACGTAAACTAACAACAACGCAAGTTGCTGAAAGAGCCGATATAGTAAGAAGTACATTATACCTGATTGAAACAGGGAGTCCTAGTGTAACATTGGGTGCCTATTTCAATGTATTAAGAGTATTAGGCTTACAAGACGATTTCTTAAAACTAGCAGCGGATGATGAGTTTGGAAGAAAATTACAAGATTTAGATTTATTATAA
- a CDS encoding heparan-alpha-glucosaminide N-acetyltransferase domain-containing protein, which translates to MRTSRLYFIDIVRAFAILMMLQGHFIDTLIDPVYRDTNFTSYRIWSYFRGITAPTFFTISGLIFTYLLLRAKDKGEEKKRMRKGITRGLFLIGVGYLLRIPFLAWLTGHFNYYFLVIDVLQIIGLSLILIISIYFFTFKKTYLFSFLTLICGLSIFVCEPLYRGISIDSLPIFLNNYISKANGSVFTIIPWFGFVSFGAFIATIFYKNLHKKYFKLIIITVFTVLGFSLIEYSSLFLVYLSKTFNIQLFMDSANYNYLFTRLGNVLLYFAFFYALENYLKIPIILKIGQKTLSIYVIHFIIIYGSFTGFGLKHIFGKSLNPIEAIFGAALFLVVVCFISFYYAKTNTFLYVQLRKFIDKRKLKNS; encoded by the coding sequence TTGAGAACTAGTAGATTGTATTTTATAGATATTGTGCGAGCATTTGCCATTTTAATGATGCTTCAAGGACATTTTATAGATACATTAATTGATCCTGTATATAGAGATACAAATTTTACTTCTTACAGAATTTGGTCTTATTTTAGAGGAATTACAGCCCCTACCTTTTTTACGATTTCTGGCTTAATTTTCACCTATTTACTTCTAAGAGCAAAAGATAAAGGCGAAGAGAAAAAAAGGATGAGAAAAGGAATAACCAGAGGTTTATTTCTTATTGGAGTTGGATATTTATTAAGAATACCATTCCTTGCTTGGCTTACAGGTCATTTTAATTATTACTTTTTAGTTATTGATGTTTTACAAATTATAGGATTAAGTTTAATTCTAATTATATCTATCTATTTTTTTACGTTCAAAAAAACATATTTATTTTCATTCTTAACACTAATTTGTGGTCTATCAATTTTTGTTTGCGAACCACTTTATAGGGGCATTTCAATAGACAGTCTTCCTATATTTTTAAATAATTATATATCTAAAGCAAATGGTTCTGTATTTACAATCATACCTTGGTTTGGTTTTGTATCATTTGGTGCCTTTATTGCTACTATTTTTTATAAAAATCTTCATAAAAAGTACTTTAAACTCATTATCATTACTGTTTTTACAGTTTTAGGATTTTCTCTTATTGAATACTCTTCTCTCTTTTTAGTTTATCTCTCAAAAACATTCAATATTCAATTATTTATGGATTCCGCAAACTATAATTATTTGTTTACAAGATTAGGTAATGTGCTGTTATACTTTGCTTTTTTCTATGCTTTAGAGAATTATTTAAAAATTCCGATTATTTTAAAAATAGGTCAAAAAACACTTTCAATATATGTCATACACTTTATAATCATTTATGGAAGTTTTACAGGGTTTGGCTTAAAGCATATCTTTGGAAAAAGTTTAAATCCAATTGAAGCAATTTTTGGTGCAGCTCTTTTTTTAGTTGTTGTTTGCTTTATATCCTTCTATTATGCAAAAACAAATACATTTTTATATGTTCAACTAAGAAAATTCATAGATAAAAGAAAACTTAAAAACTCATGA
- a CDS encoding site-specific integrase — translation MKTITAILFYPKRAKVNAKGQCVIYTRITVNGKRIEFSTGRYIDPAKWSSAAGKMKGQSAEARSINKHLDILKTKIIDIQMEFIHSKTPISAKLFKSKVLGEEAKRRMLIPIFEDHNKRIEELVGKEYAPGTLERYKTSLKHTKEFLEWKFKESDIDILKINHAFITDYEFYLRSVRNCSNNTAVKYIKNFGKIVKICLANNWMDRNPFSNYKSKVRTVERVYLTEGEIQKLMDKEFSTERLSLVRDIFLFSCYTGLAYIDVKNLTKSHISIGIDGDKWIFTHRQKTEAASKIPILPVTQMMIDKYEEHPKCIANNSLLPIFSNQKMNAYLKEIAIVCEINKELTFHIARHTFATTVTLSNGVPIESVSKMLGHKNLRTTQHYAKVLDKKVSHDMNILKQKLANTYTLGKSQGIG, via the coding sequence ATGAAAACAATCACAGCAATTCTCTTTTATCCAAAGAGAGCAAAAGTAAATGCTAAAGGACAATGTGTTATTTATACACGCATTACAGTCAACGGAAAACGAATTGAATTTAGTACGGGAAGATACATTGATCCAGCTAAATGGTCCTCAGCTGCAGGTAAAATGAAAGGACAATCTGCAGAAGCTCGTTCAATAAATAAACATCTTGATATCTTAAAAACGAAGATCATCGACATTCAAATGGAGTTTATTCATTCGAAAACTCCTATTTCTGCAAAACTATTTAAAAGCAAAGTTTTAGGAGAAGAAGCAAAACGCCGAATGTTAATTCCAATTTTCGAAGATCATAATAAAAGAATTGAAGAACTAGTAGGAAAAGAATATGCTCCAGGAACACTAGAACGTTATAAGACATCATTAAAGCACACCAAAGAATTTTTAGAATGGAAGTTTAAAGAATCGGATATCGATATTCTAAAAATCAATCATGCGTTTATTACAGATTACGAATTCTATTTAAGATCAGTCAGAAACTGCAGTAACAATACAGCAGTAAAATACATTAAGAATTTCGGTAAAATCGTTAAAATATGTTTGGCCAATAATTGGATGGACAGGAACCCGTTTAGCAATTACAAATCTAAAGTAAGAACTGTAGAGCGTGTCTATTTAACAGAAGGTGAAATTCAAAAACTAATGGATAAAGAATTCTCAACAGAACGTTTGTCTTTAGTAAGAGATATTTTCTTATTCAGTTGTTACACAGGGCTGGCTTACATAGATGTAAAAAACCTAACCAAGTCGCACATCAGTATTGGTATTGATGGCGATAAATGGATTTTCACCCACCGTCAAAAAACAGAAGCAGCATCAAAAATCCCAATTTTACCAGTCACTCAAATGATGATTGATAAATATGAAGAGCATCCAAAATGTATAGCCAATAACTCTTTACTACCAATTTTTAGCAATCAAAAAATGAATGCCTATTTAAAAGAAATTGCGATTGTTTGCGAAATCAATAAAGAACTTACCTTTCATATTGCACGACATACATTTGCAACAACTGTAACTTTGTCAAATGGTGTACCCATAGAAAGTGTCAGCAAAATGCTCGGACATAAAAATCTAAGAACAACGCAACACTATGCCAAGGTTTTGGATAAAAAAGTGAGTCATGATATGAATATTTTAAAACAAAAGTTAGCCAATACATACACTTTAGGTAAAAGTCAAGGTATAGGCTAG
- a CDS encoding helix-turn-helix domain-containing protein, translating into MYLHLKKLFPETENLDILKHQQVTKLDLLNALNFLVDEIKTSKKEEQPKKWLKSSEVKSLLRISPGTLQNLRINGTLTYTKIGGIIFYSYEEILKVMEQNKVKATSNE; encoded by the coding sequence ATGTATCTGCACTTAAAAAAACTATTTCCAGAAACCGAAAACCTCGACATCTTAAAACACCAACAAGTAACAAAGTTAGATTTACTAAACGCTCTAAACTTTTTAGTAGATGAGATAAAAACTAGTAAAAAAGAAGAACAACCTAAAAAGTGGCTAAAGTCTTCAGAAGTAAAAAGCTTATTAAGAATTTCTCCTGGAACATTACAAAATTTACGCATCAACGGAACCTTAACCTATACCAAAATAGGAGGAATCATTTTTTACTCTTATGAAGAAATTCTAAAAGTAATGGAACAAAACAAAGTAAAAGCAACATCAAATGAGTAA
- a CDS encoding transcriptional regulator, whose translation MNYIKHLTGFFDKVINDHTLNPTHISLYIALFQFWNCNRFRNPISISRDEVMRISKISSKATYHKCLKNLHALGYLRYEPSYNPYKGSMVYMFNFSENLKPKKKSFNKQVKDKQETSNLPTTEQAEVSYINYTNSINNIKSLKEGEQSRNLELENLVEISKQKKLRQKNKRNVPILEEVMKYFQEQNFPEIEANKFFNYFSSNGWLVGGKTPMKNWKAAAKNWMLNSVKYSNNGNSSKAVIQPQNLNTAIDKNYSEPL comes from the coding sequence ATGAATTATATAAAACACCTAACTGGTTTCTTTGATAAAGTCATCAACGATCATACGTTAAACCCAACACATATTAGTTTATACATAGCCTTGTTTCAATTTTGGAACTGCAATCGATTCAGAAATCCCATCAGTATTTCAAGAGACGAAGTAATGCGAATTAGTAAAATCAGTTCAAAAGCAACTTATCATAAATGCTTAAAGAATTTACACGCTTTAGGATATTTGAGGTACGAACCCTCATACAATCCCTATAAGGGAAGTATGGTGTATATGTTTAATTTCTCAGAAAACTTAAAGCCAAAAAAGAAATCATTTAATAAACAAGTAAAAGACAAGCAGGAGACAAGTAACTTACCAACTACTGAACAAGCAGAGGTATCTTATATAAACTATACAAACAGTATAAACAATATAAAAAGTTTAAAAGAAGGAGAGCAATCACGGAATTTAGAATTAGAAAATTTAGTAGAGATTTCAAAACAAAAAAAGTTGCGCCAAAAAAACAAAAGGAATGTGCCAATTTTAGAAGAGGTGATGAAATACTTTCAGGAACAAAACTTTCCAGAAATCGAAGCCAATAAATTTTTCAATTACTTTTCAAGCAACGGATGGTTAGTAGGAGGTAAGACCCCAATGAAAAATTGGAAAGCTGCAGCAAAAAATTGGATGCTCAATAGTGTAAAATATAGCAACAATGGTAACAGCTCAAAAGCAGTAATTCAACCACAAAACCTCAACACAGCAATTGATAAAAATTACTCAGAACCACTTTGA
- a CDS encoding helix-turn-helix domain-containing protein, with amino-acid sequence MSSNIENEYFCDGLTEEIINALAKIKQLSVTSRTSSFYFKNKIVTAKEIRENLKVATFIEGSVRVSKHKMRITVQMIDTLEDFHFWSETFDRNPENVFEIQDEISLFIAEKLREHIGHLEIKEKLVAPVDVAVDVYREYLKGRYYIMKLDYKNSIKGINILKEVINKSPNFSNPYLDINLAYVNMGTMGILPSNEAYEKAQPYLLKALELDPNSSRSQLNLAWIECWQNWNLKKAYNHANKALEIQPADDIYLTISNFLTVEGKLDAALNYLDKALQLDPYAAINHHYKGFLYYLKEDYKTAIPHLKKALDLDPKLLFPPIYIGICLLMSGQSNEALTYFSSLEGVSVKDLTKLGGETMCYAKLNETEKCNDGLRELETYLKTELLDKAFMFLILVNALLGNNKKVIDLITQAYDKRLPLILLLNPSPILKPVKNHKRFKDIILKAIPDNLNYKQKKSYKQILLDTSEIKKYSKELEQIMIDYKLYLNPDLSLKDLASYIELPANYVSQLLNLGFQKNFSEYINTFRINEFKERVLLEENKGLTIMAVAYDSGFNSKTVFNTFFKKIEGITPNTYLKSNS; translated from the coding sequence ATGAGCAGTAATATTGAAAACGAATATTTCTGCGATGGATTAACCGAAGAAATTATTAACGCATTAGCAAAAATCAAACAACTTTCGGTGACTTCCCGAACCTCTTCATTTTACTTTAAAAACAAAATAGTAACTGCTAAAGAGATAAGAGAGAATTTAAAAGTGGCTACTTTTATTGAAGGCAGTGTAAGAGTGTCAAAACATAAAATGCGTATTACGGTGCAGATGATAGATACTTTAGAGGACTTTCATTTCTGGTCAGAAACCTTTGATAGAAACCCGGAAAATGTTTTTGAAATTCAAGATGAAATCAGTCTGTTTATTGCTGAAAAATTACGCGAGCATATTGGTCATCTCGAAATAAAAGAAAAGCTGGTAGCGCCTGTTGATGTTGCAGTAGATGTATACAGAGAATATCTGAAAGGCAGATATTACATTATGAAGTTGGATTATAAAAACTCCATAAAAGGCATCAATATTTTAAAGGAAGTTATTAATAAGTCACCCAATTTTTCAAACCCTTACCTTGATATTAATTTGGCATATGTTAATATGGGAACCATGGGTATTTTGCCTTCAAATGAAGCATATGAGAAGGCCCAACCATATTTGTTAAAGGCGTTAGAGTTAGACCCAAACTCATCAAGATCACAATTGAATTTGGCTTGGATAGAATGTTGGCAAAACTGGAATCTTAAAAAAGCCTACAACCATGCAAATAAGGCTTTGGAAATTCAACCTGCAGACGATATTTACCTAACGATTTCTAATTTTTTGACCGTAGAAGGAAAATTAGATGCGGCACTTAATTATCTTGACAAAGCCTTACAATTAGATCCTTATGCGGCTATAAATCATCATTACAAGGGTTTTTTATACTACTTAAAAGAAGATTATAAAACTGCTATACCTCATCTAAAAAAGGCATTAGATTTAGACCCTAAATTACTCTTTCCACCAATTTATATAGGAATTTGCCTATTAATGTCAGGTCAGTCAAATGAAGCTTTGACATATTTCAGTTCACTTGAAGGCGTTTCTGTGAAAGACCTCACCAAATTAGGAGGTGAAACCATGTGCTATGCCAAACTCAACGAAACCGAAAAGTGTAATGACGGGTTAAGAGAACTAGAAACCTACTTAAAAACTGAACTTTTAGATAAGGCGTTCATGTTTTTGATATTAGTTAATGCCTTACTGGGTAATAATAAAAAGGTAATTGATTTAATAACCCAAGCATACGATAAACGTTTGCCTTTAATTCTATTACTAAATCCATCACCAATTCTTAAACCTGTAAAAAATCACAAAAGGTTTAAAGACATTATACTGAAAGCTATTCCGGATAACTTGAATTATAAGCAAAAGAAAAGTTACAAACAAATATTATTGGATACTAGTGAAATTAAAAAGTACAGCAAAGAATTGGAGCAAATTATGATAGATTATAAACTATACCTTAACCCAGATTTATCTTTAAAAGATTTAGCCTCTTATATAGAGCTTCCTGCCAATTATGTCTCGCAATTATTAAATCTCGGCTTTCAAAAAAACTTTTCTGAATATATCAATACTTTTAGGATTAATGAATTTAAAGAGCGCGTTCTTTTGGAAGAAAACAAAGGCTTAACTATAATGGCTGTTGCTTATGATAGTGGTTTTAATTCTAAAACAGTGTTCAATACCTTTTTTAAAAAAATAGAGGGGATAACACCAAATACTTACCTTAAGAGTAATAGTTAG
- the aroC gene encoding chorismate synthase, with product MSFNSFGNLLKLTTFGESHGTAIGGVIDGFPAGVEINLNAIQQELDRRKPGQSKIVTQRKEPDTVEFLSGIFEGQSTGTSIGFIIKNTNQKSKDYNHNTNIYRPSHADYTYDQKYGLRDYRGGGRSSARETANWVVAGALAKQLISSIQINAFTSSVGEIFMEKPYQDLDFSKTENNIVRCPDEESAEKMITKIKEIRKAGDTIGGTITCVAQNMPVGIGEPIFNKLHAELGKAMLSINAVKGFEFGSGFCGAKMKGSEHNDIFNADGSTKSNLSGGIQGGISNGMDVYFRVAFKPVATIMSSQQTINSENEITEITGKGRHDPCVVPRAVPIVEAMTALVLADFYLLNKTRKI from the coding sequence ATGTCTTTTAATTCTTTTGGAAATTTATTAAAGCTAACTACGTTTGGAGAGTCTCATGGTACTGCTATTGGTGGCGTAATTGATGGATTCCCAGCAGGCGTGGAAATTAATTTAAATGCAATTCAACAAGAATTAGACAGACGTAAACCTGGACAATCTAAAATTGTTACACAAAGAAAAGAGCCAGATACTGTAGAATTTTTATCAGGAATTTTTGAAGGCCAATCAACTGGAACTTCTATTGGTTTTATTATAAAAAACACAAACCAAAAAAGCAAAGATTATAATCATAATACAAATATCTATAGACCCTCTCATGCCGACTACACTTATGATCAAAAATATGGCTTAAGAGATTATAGAGGAGGTGGAAGAAGTTCTGCGCGTGAAACTGCAAATTGGGTGGTTGCAGGAGCATTAGCTAAACAATTAATTTCATCTATTCAAATAAATGCATTTACATCTTCTGTAGGAGAAATTTTCATGGAAAAACCCTATCAAGATTTAGATTTCTCAAAAACGGAAAATAACATTGTTCGCTGTCCTGATGAAGAAAGTGCAGAAAAAATGATCACTAAGATTAAAGAAATCCGAAAAGCTGGAGATACTATTGGAGGCACAATAACATGTGTTGCACAAAATATGCCTGTTGGTATAGGTGAACCTATTTTTAATAAACTACATGCAGAATTAGGAAAAGCAATGTTATCTATAAATGCAGTAAAAGGATTTGAATTTGGTAGTGGATTCTGTGGTGCTAAAATGAAAGGCTCTGAACATAATGATATTTTTAACGCTGATGGTTCCACTAAATCTAATTTATCAGGTGGTATTCAAGGTGGAATATCTAATGGAATGGATGTTTATTTTCGAGTTGCCTTTAAACCTGTTGCAACTATCATGAGCTCTCAACAAACCATTAATTCAGAAAATGAAATTACTGAAATAACTGGAAAAGGAAGACATGATCCCTGTGTAGTACCTAGAGCTGTGCCTATTGTGGAAGCAATGACTGCTTTAGTTTTAGCAGATTTCTATTTACTCAATAAAACCCGAAAAATCTAA
- a CDS encoding alpha/beta hydrolase, with product MISSSKIKYLLVALILFGLKTIGQENYLIDAYKVKRRTFTYHKLKLEENLKLDLYRPKKRKGRKPLIIYVHGGGFSGGERDDKVSAGFSSEMAKYGYNVASISYRLTMKGIGFGCNTKAELKIKAFNEASKDLSYAIKYLVKRQRRFKIDTSKIILVGSSAGAEAILHYAYAYKNTDLEQDTKIAGLIAMAGALSTLNNINSESAVPTQLFHGTKDDLVPYNIAPHHYCKPTDVGFLKLYGSRAIADKLKILNKPYFLYTVKDGNHDWNSRPIFECKEEILNFLNFSVLKKQQAQTEINM from the coding sequence ATGATTTCATCATCCAAAATAAAGTATTTATTAGTGGCACTAATTCTATTTGGATTAAAAACTATTGGCCAAGAAAATTACCTAATAGATGCTTACAAAGTAAAAAGAAGAACATTTACCTATCATAAATTAAAATTAGAGGAAAACCTAAAACTCGATTTGTATAGGCCCAAAAAACGTAAAGGTAGAAAACCATTAATTATCTACGTTCATGGTGGAGGATTTTCTGGTGGAGAGAGAGATGATAAAGTTTCTGCAGGATTTTCTTCAGAAATGGCAAAATACGGCTATAATGTAGCTTCAATTTCTTATAGGTTAACAATGAAAGGTATTGGCTTTGGTTGCAACACAAAAGCTGAACTTAAAATTAAGGCGTTCAATGAAGCTTCTAAGGATTTAAGTTATGCTATTAAATATTTAGTAAAAAGACAAAGGCGTTTTAAAATTGATACTAGCAAAATAATACTTGTAGGTTCAAGTGCAGGTGCAGAAGCAATTTTACATTACGCATATGCTTACAAAAACACTGATTTAGAACAAGATACTAAAATTGCAGGCCTAATTGCTATGGCTGGTGCACTATCTACTTTAAATAACATAAATTCTGAAAGCGCAGTTCCTACTCAATTATTTCATGGCACAAAAGATGACTTAGTACCCTACAATATAGCTCCACATCATTATTGCAAACCTACAGATGTTGGGTTTCTAAAACTTTATGGCTCTAGAGCAATTGCAGATAAATTAAAGATACTAAACAAACCTTATTTTTTATATACAGTTAAAGATGGAAATCATGATTGGAACTCAAGACCCATTTTTGAGTGCAAAGAAGAAATTTTAAATTTTTTAAACTTTAGTGTTTTAAAAAAACAACAAGCACAAACAGAAATTAATATGTAA
- a CDS encoding serine hydrolase gives MDSIVSIDYGTEDPGISILVAKNEKAIYDNAFGKSNLELNTPMQLNTVFQIGLITKQFTAVSILMLAEQGKLNIKDNIEKYFPEYASNWKDITIYHLLNHTLRIKNSTPVGGKGFVSRTDMTSTELIAYFKIKNIFLWF, from the coding sequence ATAGACTCTATAGTTTCAATAGATTACGGCACAGAAGATCCTGGAATTTCAATTTTGGTAGCCAAAAATGAAAAAGCTATATATGATAATGCTTTTGGGAAATCAAATTTGGAACTAAATACACCAATGCAGTTGAATACTGTATTTCAAATTGGTTTAATTACAAAACAATTTACAGCAGTTTCTATTTTAATGCTTGCTGAGCAAGGAAAATTGAATATTAAGGATAACATTGAAAAATATTTTCCAGAATATGCTAGTAATTGGAAAGATATAACCATTTACCATTTATTAAATCATACGTTAAGAATAAAAAATAGCACACCTGTTGGCGGCAAAGGGTTTGTATCTAGAACGGATATGACATCTACAGAGCTAATTGCCTATTTTAAAATAAAAAATATTTTTTTGTGGTTTTAA
- a CDS encoding type II toxin-antitoxin system HipA family toxin, translated as MATKKLDIYVYAHWKPIIEPELIGILSALNAKGKKAFSFEYDKNWIKSKNQMLLDPDIQFYGGPQYPNNKENFGVFLDSMPDTWGRTLMKRRAAQEAAVIGEKAKTLYEIDFLLGVYDESRMGALRFKTDVDGPFLDNNNLSPTPPWSSIRELQDAAQNFENDTENDEARQWLAILMAPGSSLGGARPKANILDNDKNLWIAKFPAKNDTTDKAAWEYLAYQLALKAGIKMSECKIQKVTGNYNTFFTKRFDRENGERIHFASAMTMTGNNEVKIRDHQASYLELAEFIQNHGSNIESNLEQLWRRMIFNIAISNTDDHLRNHGFIITNKGWELSPAYDLNPSIDKEGLALNIDMDDNALNYDLAKTVGIYFRLDENQMNSILDEVFAAVTSWKQLAIKIGISNKEIQLMQKAFKV; from the coding sequence ATGGCTACTAAAAAACTAGATATATACGTATACGCACATTGGAAACCAATAATAGAACCCGAATTAATAGGCATTCTTTCAGCACTAAACGCAAAAGGAAAAAAGGCTTTTAGTTTCGAGTATGATAAAAACTGGATCAAATCTAAAAACCAAATGCTATTAGATCCAGATATTCAGTTTTATGGTGGTCCACAATATCCAAATAATAAAGAAAATTTTGGTGTCTTTTTAGACAGTATGCCAGATACTTGGGGACGTACATTAATGAAAAGAAGAGCGGCTCAAGAAGCAGCTGTAATTGGAGAGAAAGCAAAAACATTATATGAAATAGACTTTTTACTCGGTGTGTATGATGAAAGCCGAATGGGGGCATTAAGATTTAAAACAGATGTAGATGGTCCATTTTTAGATAATAACAATCTGTCTCCAACACCACCTTGGTCATCAATACGTGAACTTCAAGATGCTGCTCAAAACTTTGAAAATGATACCGAAAATGATGAAGCAAGACAATGGTTAGCTATTTTAATGGCACCTGGTTCCTCTTTGGGTGGTGCCAGACCCAAAGCAAATATTTTAGATAACGATAAAAATTTGTGGATAGCAAAATTCCCTGCAAAAAATGATACCACAGACAAAGCTGCTTGGGAATATCTAGCATATCAATTGGCATTAAAAGCAGGTATAAAAATGTCTGAATGTAAAATCCAAAAGGTTACCGGAAATTACAATACATTTTTTACAAAACGCTTCGATAGAGAAAATGGCGAAAGAATTCATTTCGCTTCGGCAATGACCATGACTGGTAATAACGAGGTGAAAATCAGAGATCATCAAGCAAGTTATTTGGAATTAGCAGAATTTATTCAAAATCATGGTAGTAATATAGAAAGCAATCTCGAGCAACTTTGGCGACGCATGATTTTTAATATTGCCATTTCCAATACTGATGATCATTTACGCAATCATGGGTTTATAATTACAAACAAGGGTTGGGAGCTCTCTCCAGCTTACGACCTCAATCCGTCTATAGATAAAGAGGGGCTGGCCTTAAATATCGATATGGATGATAATGCCTTAAACTACGATTTAGCCAAAACCGTAGGCATATATTTCCGTTTAGATGAAAACCAAATGAATAGTATTTTAGATGAGGTATTCGCTGCGGTTACTTCCTGGAAACAATTGGCAATAAAAATAGGCATTTCAAATAAAGAAATTCAACTCATGCAAAAAGCATTTAAGGTGTAG
- a CDS encoding RteC domain-containing protein, whose translation MNSFCTPFFQKLERDFVLLKNSESNPIVASQNIILFLEKKLKKLNKWLKIYRFESEKEEIYFFKELKPSLISKILFYKHVLKIESTLPSSKKGKRKHYLKALNKAAQMARENFDFYEYFRSRATYNDHHYFIRRPYKDIIRDHPMQLYFDSKISTSHEYQVANLICSDMLTNYLERKIDEIDQKSGTTNFREPVNYSWSGSKIDLVELIYALKHARLINNGNTDVKELAKHIGKIFNIELEDNIYRIYQDIKLRKTVRTKFINRLADNLNQKLNEEDL comes from the coding sequence ATGAATTCGTTTTGCACACCATTCTTTCAAAAATTGGAGCGGGATTTTGTATTACTCAAAAATTCCGAAAGCAATCCTATTGTAGCAAGTCAAAACATAATTTTATTTTTAGAAAAGAAATTAAAAAAGCTCAATAAATGGCTGAAAATATATCGCTTTGAATCTGAAAAAGAAGAGATTTATTTCTTCAAAGAATTAAAGCCTTCCTTAATTTCTAAAATACTGTTTTACAAACATGTTTTAAAAATCGAATCTACATTACCTTCAAGTAAAAAAGGAAAACGAAAGCACTATCTCAAAGCATTAAACAAAGCTGCTCAAATGGCTAGAGAAAATTTTGATTTTTATGAATATTTCAGATCCAGAGCAACGTATAACGATCACCATTATTTTATCAGAAGGCCTTATAAAGATATCATTCGCGATCATCCAATGCAATTGTATTTCGATTCAAAAATATCTACATCTCATGAATATCAAGTCGCAAATTTGATATGTTCAGATATGCTCACAAACTACCTAGAACGTAAAATAGATGAAATCGATCAGAAAAGTGGAACTACAAATTTCAGAGAACCTGTAAATTATTCATGGTCTGGTTCCAAAATAGATTTAGTCGAATTAATTTATGCACTCAAACATGCGAGACTAATCAATAACGGAAATACAGATGTAAAAGAGTTGGCAAAACACATAGGCAAAATTTTTAATATAGAACTAGAAGATAATATTTACAGAATTTACCAAGACATCAAATTACGCAAAACAGTCAGAACAAAATTTATAAATCGTTTAGCAGACAACCTCAATCAAAAATTAAACGAAGAAGATTTGTAA
- a CDS encoding ATP-binding protein, which translates to MYNYQKTTNWLESKGKQLFGDHFKIYEEDKTIIYKLIAYSLQDQKMVKRCNIYLEKGVLLSGPIGCGKTTLMSLLKFLVPKDQKYYVKSCREVSFEFIKEGYEVIHKYSKPKLHQKKAGIICFDDLGTESNLKYFGNECNVMGEILLSRYDAFTHPEQSRRTKTHLTTNLSASEIEQFYGNRIRSRLRESFNLIAFNNNTKDKRR; encoded by the coding sequence ATGTACAACTACCAAAAAACCACAAACTGGTTAGAATCCAAAGGAAAGCAATTATTTGGTGATCATTTCAAAATATATGAAGAAGACAAAACCATTATCTACAAATTGATAGCCTACAGTTTACAAGATCAAAAAATGGTAAAAAGATGCAATATCTATTTAGAAAAAGGAGTCCTACTTTCAGGTCCCATTGGTTGTGGTAAAACCACATTAATGTCATTATTAAAATTCTTAGTACCAAAAGATCAGAAATACTATGTAAAATCTTGCAGAGAAGTAAGTTTCGAATTCATAAAAGAAGGTTATGAAGTAATACACAAATACAGCAAACCAAAACTCCATCAAAAAAAAGCAGGAATCATTTGTTTTGATGATTTAGGTACCGAAAGCAATCTAAAATACTTTGGGAATGAATGCAATGTAATGGGAGAAATCTTGCTAAGTCGTTATGATGCTTTTACACATCCAGAGCAAAGTCGAAGAACAAAAACACATCTCACTACCAATCTATCAGCATCAGAAATAGAACAATTTTATGGCAATAGAATCAGAAGTAGATTAAGAGAATCTTTTAATTTAATAGCCTTTAATAATAATACAAAAGACAAACGAAGGTAA